The Beijerinckiaceae bacterium RH AL1 genome has a segment encoding these proteins:
- a CDS encoding exported protein of unknown function (ID:RHAL1_04192;~source:Prodigal:2.6), with translation MHDATLARTVRVRRFARIALTTASICAFSTTIAHAEVHDPMRGYSFDGTPTGGAAPAPRAHERAAARDQSERPAGPMYVSSGRIRRMAARQGYSLTSAPRRHGHAYFATAQNGAGHRFELIFNAANGFIASARDLGPIVAGQPEETAPTAAAAPAAPTPAPAAVAAEPAPEAPTDAAIAAAKDAVLKAQQAETEAKQLAQQRAAEARDAQAKLATAEADARRVAAAKAEEARREEARIAEAKRNEARAEEAKRRALAAAEAKLKQAQALQEKAAARVKAAEDAAAAARAAMAPAEMKPTAEKPAEMAPAEAKAPAATDVPKADAAKDEPKPDAAKAEEPKADASKTDAAKAEEPKVDAPKADAAKTEEPKADTPKASDAATPETAPAAKPATLGGDPTPAAADSAHASMPDTSPTGSTRQSPPEPYSAPTPDEGKATQEKN, from the coding sequence ATGCACGACGCTACGTTGGCCCGCACGGTGCGGGTGCGCCGTTTTGCGCGTATCGCGCTCACGACAGCGTCGATCTGCGCTTTCTCCACGACGATCGCCCACGCCGAGGTCCACGACCCGATGCGGGGCTACAGCTTCGACGGCACGCCGACCGGCGGCGCGGCGCCTGCCCCCCGCGCACATGAGCGCGCCGCGGCCCGCGACCAGAGCGAGCGTCCTGCCGGCCCGATGTACGTCTCCAGTGGCCGCATCCGTCGCATGGCGGCGCGCCAGGGCTACAGCCTCACTTCCGCGCCGCGCCGGCACGGCCACGCCTATTTCGCCACCGCGCAGAACGGCGCGGGCCACCGCTTCGAGCTGATCTTCAATGCCGCGAACGGCTTCATCGCCAGCGCGCGCGATCTCGGGCCGATCGTTGCGGGGCAACCGGAGGAGACGGCGCCGACGGCCGCTGCTGCTCCGGCCGCGCCGACGCCAGCTCCGGCCGCGGTGGCCGCAGAGCCGGCCCCGGAGGCGCCGACCGATGCCGCGATCGCCGCCGCCAAGGATGCCGTGCTGAAGGCGCAGCAGGCGGAGACCGAGGCAAAGCAGCTTGCCCAGCAGCGCGCCGCCGAGGCGCGCGATGCGCAGGCCAAGCTTGCGACCGCCGAGGCCGATGCGCGACGCGTCGCTGCCGCCAAGGCCGAGGAGGCCCGCCGCGAGGAAGCCCGCATCGCCGAGGCCAAGCGCAACGAGGCGCGCGCCGAGGAAGCCAAGCGCCGCGCGCTCGCCGCCGCGGAAGCCAAGCTGAAGCAGGCCCAGGCGCTGCAGGAGAAGGCCGCGGCGCGCGTGAAGGCCGCCGAGGATGCCGCCGCCGCCGCCCGCGCCGCGATGGCCCCCGCCGAGATGAAGCCGACCGCCGAGAAGCCGGCGGAGATGGCGCCGGCCGAAGCCAAGGCGCCTGCTGCGACCGACGTGCCCAAGGCCGACGCGGCGAAGGACGAGCCGAAGCCGGATGCGGCGAAGGCGGAAGAGCCGAAGGCCGACGCCTCGAAGACCGATGCTGCGAAGGCTGAAGAGCCCAAGGTCGACGCCCCGAAGGCGGACGCCGCGAAGACCGAAGAGCCAAAGGCCGACACGCCCAAGGCTTCGGACGCGGCGACCCCGGAGACGGCGCCGGCAGCCAAGCCGGCCACGCTCGGCGGCGACCCGACCCCCGCGGCGGCCGACAGCGCCCACGCGTCGATGCCCGACACCTCGCCGACCGGCAGCACCCGCCAGAGCCCGCCAGAGCCCTATTCCGCGCCGACGCCCGATGAAGGCAAGGCGACGCAGGAGAAGAACTGA
- a CDS encoding putative intracellular septation protein A (ID:RHAL1_04193;~source:Prodigal:2.6) has protein sequence MDQITEKPGTVPARTISPGQKFALEMGPLLLFFFANFRPKIFEPLMRPVLPEHLLQGKEAGLFTATGVLMIAVLVALAISFLKTRKLPLMPLVTAILVVVFGGLTLYFQNPDFIKMKPTILYALFGGGLLGGLAFGRPLLPIILDSAMKLDEEGWRILTLRWGTMFLALAVANEVVWRSFSEHTWVLFKFPGTMVLIFLFTFTQVPLIMRHELKGEAAEKAPEHL, from the coding sequence ATGGACCAGATCACGGAAAAGCCCGGCACCGTCCCGGCGCGCACGATCTCGCCGGGCCAGAAGTTCGCGCTCGAGATGGGCCCGCTGCTGCTGTTCTTCTTCGCCAACTTCCGGCCGAAGATCTTCGAGCCGCTGATGCGCCCCGTGCTGCCGGAGCACCTGCTGCAGGGGAAGGAGGCCGGCCTCTTCACCGCGACCGGCGTGCTGATGATCGCCGTGCTCGTCGCGCTGGCGATCTCCTTCCTCAAGACGCGCAAGCTGCCGCTGATGCCGCTCGTGACGGCGATCCTCGTCGTCGTGTTCGGCGGCCTGACGCTCTATTTTCAGAACCCCGACTTCATCAAGATGAAGCCGACCATCCTTTATGCGCTGTTCGGAGGCGGCCTGCTCGGCGGCCTCGCCTTCGGCCGCCCGCTGCTGCCGATCATCCTCGACTCGGCGATGAAGCTCGACGAGGAGGGCTGGCGCATCCTCACATTGCGCTGGGGCACGATGTTCCTCGCGCTCGCCGTCGCCAACGAGGTGGTCTGGCGCAGCTTCTCCGAGCACACGTGGGTCTTGTTCAAGTTCCCCGGGACGATGGTGCTGATCTTCCTCTTCACCTTCACGCAGGTGCCGCTGATCATGCGCCACGAGCTCAAGGGCGAGGCTGCGGAAAAGGCGCCCGAGCACCTCTAG
- a CDS encoding hypothetical protein (ID:RHAL1_04194;~conserved exported protein of unknown function;~source:Prodigal:2.6) produces the protein MRALRLSRGAAALFITAVSAFFLVPAKAESPSDAAPAHHTEITWLGQSAMRITTPGGKVIMIDPFLTQNPKTPAEWKDLKRLGHLDLILVTHGHLDHVGDTFDLSRMNDARVIAPAGLEDTFTTLGLLDAAHAPKMNKGGTVTPLGPGISIAMVHADHSSEFLHVNPFTGKPMSFPGGEPVGFVIRLEDGFTIYHMGDTALFSDMRLIAELYHPDLVMIPIGGNYTMDPQAAAYALRAYLRPRIAIPMHYGTTPQLKGTPDELIKAMGPNISTKIEVMQPGETRTF, from the coding sequence ATGCGAGCGCTGCGACTATCGCGAGGCGCGGCGGCGCTCTTCATCACCGCCGTGAGCGCGTTCTTCTTGGTGCCTGCGAAGGCGGAAAGCCCGAGTGACGCGGCTCCCGCTCATCATACCGAGATCACTTGGCTCGGCCAGTCGGCGATGCGCATCACGACGCCCGGCGGCAAGGTGATCATGATCGATCCCTTCCTGACCCAGAACCCGAAGACGCCGGCGGAATGGAAGGATCTCAAACGATTGGGCCACCTGGACCTGATCCTCGTGACGCATGGCCATCTCGATCACGTCGGCGACACGTTTGATCTCTCGCGGATGAACGATGCGCGGGTCATTGCACCGGCCGGTCTCGAGGACACGTTCACGACGCTAGGCCTGCTCGACGCCGCGCACGCGCCCAAGATGAACAAGGGCGGCACCGTCACGCCGCTCGGCCCCGGCATCTCGATCGCCATGGTGCACGCCGACCATTCGTCGGAGTTCCTGCACGTCAACCCGTTCACCGGGAAGCCGATGAGCTTTCCCGGAGGCGAGCCGGTCGGCTTTGTCATTCGTCTCGAGGACGGCTTCACCATCTATCACATGGGCGACACCGCGCTCTTCAGCGACATGCGGCTCATCGCCGAGCTGTACCATCCCGATCTCGTGATGATCCCGATTGGCGGCAACTACACGATGGACCCGCAGGCGGCGGCCTACGCGCTGCGCGCCTACCTTCGGCCGCGCATCGCGATCCCGATGCACTACGGCACGACCCCGCAGCTGAAGGGCACGCCGGACGAGCTCATCAAGGCGATGGGCCCGAACATCTCGACGAAGATCGAGGTCATGCAGCCGGGCGAGACGCGGACATTCTGA